The following proteins are co-located in the Brachybacterium sacelli genome:
- a CDS encoding MarR family winged helix-turn-helix transcriptional regulator: MDRETLDLHRSTLRALTGLMSQWSSLDFQRRITAQCGLTLDPVAVRALYGLGIAGGSARPRDLADELHLTRPSTSKLIARLAAAGLVERTSDAEDGRGAHIVLSADGHRTYEQLVDAGIGLLAEATGGWDEAEVRALSELLTRFTEGLQSGPRTTT; the protein is encoded by the coding sequence ATGGACCGCGAGACGCTCGACCTGCATCGCAGCACACTGCGTGCTCTCACCGGCCTCATGTCGCAGTGGAGCTCACTGGATTTCCAGCGTCGGATCACCGCGCAGTGCGGTCTCACCCTCGATCCGGTCGCGGTGCGCGCGCTGTACGGCCTCGGCATCGCCGGCGGTTCGGCCCGACCCCGCGATCTGGCCGACGAACTCCACCTCACGCGGCCGTCCACCTCGAAGCTCATCGCGCGCCTGGCTGCCGCGGGCCTCGTCGAGCGCACCTCCGACGCCGAGGACGGCCGGGGGGCGCACATCGTGCTGTCCGCCGATGGCCACCGCACCTATGAACAGCTCGTCGACGCCGGGATCGGCCTCCTCGCCGAAGCCACCGGCGGCTGGGACGAGGCCGAGGTGCGCGCCCTGTCCGAACTGCTGACCCGCTTCACGGAGGGGCTGCAGTCCGGCCCCCGCACCACCACCTGA
- a CDS encoding SDR family oxidoreductase produces MSRTYVITGAASGIGRTAAEILTARGERVIGVDLQGVDVSGDLSTPEGRLAAAEEAAGLAGGTVDAVIACAGLSIPKPITASVNFFGMTEFLEAIRPALTRSEAPRVALVSSMASMQPVVPSLVDALLADDEAAVDEIATRMAEDPRTANVIYPSSKRAISRWVRREAPTERWAGAGIPLNAVAPGTVVTPMTKELLASDEGRALTDAYVPMPLNSHQGPESIAHLLIWLTSIENSHCAGQTIYCDGGADAVLRGEDVWSWNDATMRETFAEITAGLQD; encoded by the coding sequence ATGTCACGCACCTACGTCATCACCGGCGCCGCCTCCGGCATCGGCCGTACCGCTGCCGAGATCCTCACCGCCCGCGGTGAGCGGGTGATCGGCGTCGACCTCCAGGGTGTCGACGTCTCCGGCGACCTCTCCACCCCGGAGGGTCGCCTCGCCGCTGCGGAGGAGGCCGCCGGTCTCGCCGGTGGCACCGTCGACGCGGTGATCGCCTGCGCCGGGCTGTCGATCCCGAAGCCGATCACCGCCTCGGTGAACTTCTTCGGCATGACCGAGTTCCTCGAGGCCATCCGCCCGGCACTCACCCGCTCGGAGGCACCGCGCGTCGCTCTGGTGTCCTCGATGGCCTCGATGCAGCCCGTGGTCCCCTCCCTCGTGGACGCCCTGCTCGCGGACGACGAGGCGGCCGTCGACGAGATCGCGACCCGCATGGCGGAGGACCCGCGCACCGCGAACGTCATCTACCCCTCGTCCAAGCGGGCGATCTCCCGCTGGGTGCGGCGTGAGGCGCCCACCGAGCGCTGGGCCGGGGCGGGAATCCCGCTGAACGCCGTCGCGCCCGGCACCGTCGTCACCCCCATGACGAAGGAGCTGCTGGCCAGCGACGAGGGTCGGGCGCTGACCGATGCCTACGTGCCGATGCCGCTGAACTCGCACCAGGGCCCGGAATCCATCGCGCACCTGCTGATCTGGCTCACCTCGATCGAGAACAGCCACTGCGCGGGCCAGACCATCTACTGCGACGGCGGGGCCGACGCGGTGCTGCGCGGCGAGGACGTGTGGTCCTGGAACGACGCGACGATGCGCGAGACCTTCGCCGAGATCACCGCGGGCCTGCAGGACTGA
- a CDS encoding YdeI/OmpD-associated family protein has translation MNAEPLPPPLVLADLAGWRDWLDQHEDSSEGVWLLLAKKDTTSPTTLTYQGALEEALCSGWIDGQRRSFDEHSFRQRFTPRRRRSIWSKRNVEIVGRLVEDGRMRERGEREIEVAKADGRWDRAYAGPATAEVPTELSEALAASPSARTAFARLTRTDRYSALHPILAAPSAEVAARRIAALVARLEQD, from the coding sequence ATGAACGCCGAGCCGCTCCCGCCGCCGCTGGTCCTCGCCGATCTCGCCGGCTGGCGCGACTGGCTGGATCAGCATGAGGACAGCTCCGAGGGGGTGTGGCTGCTCCTGGCCAAGAAGGACACGACGTCCCCGACCACCCTCACCTACCAGGGCGCGCTCGAAGAAGCGTTGTGCAGCGGCTGGATCGACGGCCAGCGCAGGTCCTTCGACGAGCACAGCTTCCGGCAGCGCTTCACCCCGCGCCGCCGGCGTTCGATCTGGTCGAAGCGCAACGTCGAGATCGTCGGCCGACTCGTCGAGGACGGCCGGATGCGGGAGCGCGGTGAGCGCGAGATCGAGGTGGCGAAAGCCGATGGTCGCTGGGACCGTGCCTACGCGGGACCTGCCACCGCAGAGGTGCCCACCGAGCTCTCGGAGGCACTCGCGGCATCACCCTCCGCACGGACGGCCTTCGCACGGCTCACCCGCACCGATCGGTACTCCGCGCTGCATCCGATCCTCGCGGCACCCAGTGCTGAGGTGGCGGCGCGCAGGATCGCGGCGCTGGTGGCGCGGCTCGAGCAGGACTGA
- a CDS encoding iron chaperone: protein MAAITDHDAYIAAAPEPFQPSLQRLRTILSRVLPDADEIVAYNMPGFDIGGTVVASYAAFSKQCGLYLLPGAISDLAEDIAAAGLKATKTGITFSPRKPIPDDLVERLVRASREDAGV from the coding sequence ATGGCTGCGATCACCGACCACGACGCCTACATCGCTGCGGCGCCGGAGCCCTTCCAACCCTCGTTGCAGAGATTGCGCACGATTCTGAGCCGCGTCCTGCCGGATGCGGACGAGATCGTCGCCTACAACATGCCGGGGTTCGACATCGGGGGCACCGTCGTCGCGAGCTATGCAGCGTTCAGCAAACAGTGCGGGCTGTATCTTCTCCCCGGCGCCATCTCCGACCTTGCCGAGGACATCGCGGCCGCCGGACTGAAGGCGACCAAGACGGGAATCACGTTCTCACCGCGCAAGCCGATCCCCGACGACCTGGTCGAACGGCTGGTGCGGGCCTCACGGGAGGATGCCGGGGTCTGA
- a CDS encoding RidA family protein, with product MSPKEALHTTDAPQPAGPYSQAIVSGDLLFTAGFGPQDPATGEVSDSVAEQTRQVLRNIQAVLAERGASLDDALKTTVHLADLADFQEFNAAYREFFSEPFPVRTTVGSQLANIKVEIDLVARIGA from the coding sequence ATGAGCCCCAAGGAAGCACTCCACACCACCGACGCCCCGCAGCCCGCGGGACCCTACAGCCAGGCGATCGTCAGCGGCGACCTGCTGTTCACCGCTGGTTTCGGCCCCCAGGATCCGGCCACCGGGGAGGTCTCGGACTCCGTCGCGGAGCAGACCCGCCAGGTGCTGCGCAACATCCAGGCCGTGCTCGCCGAGCGCGGGGCGAGCCTCGACGACGCCCTGAAGACGACGGTGCACCTCGCCGACCTCGCCGACTTCCAGGAGTTCAACGCCGCCTACCGCGAGTTCTTCTCCGAGCCGTTCCCGGTGCGGACCACCGTCGGCTCCCAGCTGGCGAACATCAAGGTGGAGATCGACCTGGTGGCACGGATCGGCGCCTGA
- a CDS encoding N-acyl-D-amino-acid deacylase family protein — MSRNRAGEPGREPEGAAVPLLIRGGRVVEGGTVREADVLVVGERIAAVGEIPAADAAGAEILEADGRLVMPGFIDAHSHAEGAVFDEDVQLALLRQGITTVIGGQDGVSYAPGDGTWAGEYFAAINGAHPTYRGPGVAELLATYDAAVPLNVAYLVPAGTVRHQVLGGQERPATVEERARMAALVARGVADGAVGLSTGLDYTPGIYAADDEIAELCRPLAAAGLPYVTHMRGGYEDNSQVGIEEAARIGLAAGVPVHISHFHTRADEAARLMSRLEQRGVEASFDAYPYTRGCSILGMTLLPPALNAMDPAQAADQLRDPERRAQLRQDWFPRVDEYPSLGPEWPELITIAHTIAEEFSWAHGLTLAQVAARRGTDAVDAALDLLAASRLEVNVVMAVRDQRPVSDLGRLIAHPRQLGGSDGIFVGAHPHPRARGTFASYLATYVRERGFLTWAEAARHLSTAAAEVFHLGGRGRVQSGCIADLALVEESSVRDVATYDDPTALAVGIDDVLVAGRPVLTGGRLTGDRPGGGLRASPGMPQGSGSAPTDTRSPHQGER, encoded by the coding sequence ATGAGCAGGAACCGAGCGGGGGAACCAGGGCGCGAGCCGGAGGGAGCTGCTGTGCCACTGCTGATCCGGGGCGGCCGCGTCGTCGAGGGCGGGACCGTGCGCGAGGCCGACGTGCTCGTGGTCGGCGAGCGCATCGCCGCCGTCGGCGAGATCCCTGCCGCCGATGCCGCGGGCGCAGAGATCCTCGAGGCCGACGGGCGCCTGGTGATGCCGGGCTTCATCGATGCCCACTCCCACGCCGAGGGCGCCGTCTTCGACGAGGACGTGCAGCTCGCCCTGCTGCGGCAGGGGATCACCACGGTCATCGGCGGTCAGGACGGGGTCTCCTATGCGCCTGGCGACGGAACCTGGGCCGGTGAGTACTTCGCAGCGATCAACGGCGCGCATCCCACCTACCGCGGGCCCGGGGTCGCGGAGCTGCTGGCCACGTACGACGCCGCGGTGCCCCTGAACGTCGCCTACCTGGTGCCTGCGGGCACCGTGCGCCACCAGGTCCTCGGCGGGCAGGAGCGGCCGGCCACCGTCGAGGAGCGTGCGCGGATGGCGGCTCTGGTCGCCCGCGGGGTGGCCGACGGGGCGGTCGGGCTCTCCACCGGGCTCGACTACACGCCGGGGATCTACGCGGCCGACGACGAGATCGCCGAGCTGTGCCGTCCGCTGGCCGCCGCCGGGCTCCCCTATGTCACGCACATGCGTGGCGGGTACGAGGACAACTCGCAGGTCGGCATCGAGGAGGCGGCCCGCATCGGCCTCGCGGCGGGCGTGCCCGTGCACATCTCGCACTTCCACACCCGGGCCGACGAGGCCGCCCGGCTCATGAGCCGGCTCGAGCAGCGTGGGGTGGAGGCGAGCTTCGACGCCTACCCGTACACGCGCGGCTGCTCGATCCTCGGGATGACGCTGCTGCCGCCGGCTCTGAACGCCATGGACCCCGCGCAGGCGGCGGACCAGCTGCGGGATCCGGAACGGCGCGCGCAGCTGCGGCAGGACTGGTTCCCCCGCGTGGACGAGTACCCGAGCCTGGGTCCCGAGTGGCCCGAGCTGATCACGATCGCCCACACCATCGCCGAGGAGTTCTCCTGGGCCCACGGCCTGACCCTGGCGCAGGTCGCCGCGCGTCGCGGGACGGACGCCGTCGACGCCGCGCTCGACCTGCTGGCCGCCTCGCGACTGGAGGTCAACGTGGTGATGGCGGTGCGGGACCAGCGACCGGTCTCCGACCTCGGGCGGCTGATCGCCCATCCCCGGCAGCTGGGCGGGTCCGACGGGATCTTCGTCGGCGCCCATCCCCATCCGCGCGCCCGAGGCACCTTCGCCTCCTATCTCGCGACCTACGTCCGCGAGCGCGGCTTCCTCACCTGGGCCGAGGCGGCCCGGCACCTGTCGACCGCGGCCGCCGAGGTTTTCCACCTCGGAGGACGCGGACGAGTGCAGTCAGGATGCATCGCCGACCTGGCGCTGGTCGAGGAGAGCTCCGTGCGCGACGTCGCGACCTATGACGACCCCACCGCCCTCGCCGTCGGCATCGACGACGTGCTGGTCGCGGGTCGCCCCGTTCTCACCGGTGGCCGACTCACCGGTGACCGTCCCGGCGGCGGGCTCCGCGCCTCGCCCGGGATGCCGCAGGGCTCCGGCTCTGCACCGACCGATACCCGCTCACCACATCAGGGAGAACGATGA
- a CDS encoding MFS transporter: MQPTAQSAAPSARLTPTQRRTIAGGSIGTLMEYFDYYLYGLASAAVFPAVFFSSDSAFVAQLSSFATFAVGFLLRPVGGLVFGYIGDRFGRKLTLMITVVGMGLTTAAIGLIPSDASIGLAAPILLVIARMFQGLFVGGEMGGAATMVVEHAPVGRRGLYGAFLISGAGIANVASAGMMAGLGAGPESFFMTWGWRIPFLFALVLAIIAVILRRHLEESEEFTQHSRDVAEKKVAAPSPLREVLRHPKNAVLGILIGLPQSIAGYVVLTFGLAFMVSDGIPAQVGFIGTMIVGALQIVMAPAYGALSDRIGRQRVYIAGCVGFALLVWPAFALYGTHEPALIWLGMIVGFVIPGIAMQGTLQTMLTEMFDVEQRTTGVNIGYQLSNTFGGGLAPLIATALVGWAGGSIWPVVLYVVVISTVGAVATATATVRPDTADPGRLHALRGSGA; encoded by the coding sequence ATGCAGCCGACCGCCCAGTCCGCGGCCCCGTCCGCGCGACTCACCCCCACGCAACGGCGCACCATCGCCGGCGGTTCCATCGGCACGCTGATGGAGTATTTCGACTATTACCTGTACGGCCTGGCGTCGGCCGCGGTCTTCCCCGCCGTGTTCTTCTCCTCCGACTCGGCCTTCGTCGCGCAGCTCTCCAGCTTCGCGACCTTCGCCGTCGGGTTCCTGCTCCGCCCTGTCGGCGGGCTCGTGTTCGGCTACATCGGCGACCGCTTCGGCCGCAAGCTCACCCTCATGATCACCGTAGTCGGCATGGGGCTGACCACCGCCGCGATCGGTCTGATCCCCTCGGATGCCTCGATCGGACTCGCCGCCCCGATCCTGCTGGTCATCGCTCGCATGTTCCAGGGGTTGTTCGTCGGCGGCGAGATGGGCGGGGCGGCGACCATGGTCGTCGAGCACGCCCCCGTCGGCCGTCGCGGACTGTACGGCGCGTTCCTCATCAGCGGCGCCGGCATCGCCAACGTCGCCTCCGCGGGCATGATGGCGGGCCTCGGCGCCGGCCCGGAGTCGTTCTTCATGACCTGGGGATGGCGCATCCCCTTCCTGTTCGCGCTGGTCCTGGCGATCATCGCGGTCATCCTGCGCCGCCACCTCGAGGAGTCCGAGGAATTCACCCAGCACAGCCGCGACGTCGCCGAGAAGAAGGTCGCCGCCCCCTCGCCGCTTCGCGAGGTGCTGCGCCACCCCAAGAACGCCGTGCTCGGAATCCTGATCGGCCTGCCGCAGTCGATCGCCGGTTACGTGGTGCTCACCTTCGGCCTCGCCTTCATGGTCTCCGACGGCATCCCCGCGCAGGTCGGCTTCATCGGCACCATGATCGTCGGCGCGCTGCAGATCGTCATGGCCCCCGCCTACGGCGCCCTCTCGGACCGGATCGGTCGTCAGCGGGTCTACATCGCCGGTTGCGTCGGCTTCGCGCTGCTGGTGTGGCCCGCCTTCGCCCTGTACGGCACGCATGAGCCGGCGCTGATCTGGCTGGGCATGATCGTGGGCTTCGTGATCCCGGGCATCGCGATGCAGGGCACCCTGCAGACCATGCTCACCGAGATGTTCGACGTCGAGCAGCGCACCACCGGCGTCAACATCGGGTACCAGCTGTCGAACACCTTCGGCGGCGGCCTCGCCCCGCTGATCGCGACGGCGCTGGTGGGCTGGGCCGGAGGCTCGATCTGGCCGGTGGTCCTCTACGTCGTGGTGATCAGCACCGTCGGCGCGGTCGCCACCGCCACCGCCACCGTGCGGCCCGATACCGCCGACCCCGGGCGCCTGCACGCTCTGCGAGGATCGGGAGCATGA
- a CDS encoding helix-turn-helix transcriptional regulator, which yields MDAAPSPLVPSPPRADARFASFEEAYRTLTPLMEAIAAVVGPHCEVVLHDLSRGDLDSSVAAIVNGHLSGRTVGGPSTNLGVEVLRDQSTDHDAHGYRGRTADGRELISSSVYYRDQAGSVIAAFCINVDLTPVQTAMTALGALVPEAREDVVERPRELVGPDISSVLEDMVEEAIAAVGKPVPSLAKADRIQILRLLEERGAFRIKRAADKVSSRLGVSRVTIYGYLDEVRRG from the coding sequence ATGGATGCCGCACCGAGCCCCCTCGTCCCGTCTCCGCCCAGGGCGGACGCGCGGTTCGCGAGCTTCGAGGAGGCCTACCGGACACTCACCCCGTTGATGGAGGCCATCGCCGCGGTCGTCGGCCCGCACTGCGAGGTGGTGCTGCACGACCTCAGTCGCGGGGACCTCGACAGCTCGGTCGCCGCGATCGTGAACGGGCACCTCAGCGGGCGGACCGTCGGCGGGCCGTCCACCAACCTGGGCGTCGAGGTGCTGCGCGACCAGAGCACCGACCACGACGCCCACGGGTACCGGGGTCGCACCGCCGACGGGCGGGAGCTGATCAGCTCCTCGGTCTACTACCGCGACCAGGCGGGGAGCGTCATCGCCGCCTTCTGCATCAACGTCGACCTCACACCCGTCCAGACCGCCATGACCGCGCTCGGTGCGCTCGTGCCGGAGGCCCGCGAGGACGTGGTGGAGCGACCGAGGGAGCTGGTGGGACCGGACATCTCCAGCGTGCTCGAGGACATGGTCGAGGAGGCGATCGCCGCGGTCGGCAAGCCCGTGCCGTCGCTGGCCAAGGCCGACCGGATCCAGATCCTGCGCCTGCTCGAGGAGCGCGGCGCCTTCCGGATCAAACGCGCGGCGGACAAGGTCTCCTCCCGGCTCGGTGTCTCCCGGGTGACGATCTACGGGTATCTCGACGAGGTGCGGCGGGGCTGA
- a CDS encoding Type 1 glutamine amidotransferase-like domain-containing protein, translated as MRLYLSSYQLGDRPDLLASMVRGERRGAVIANALDGGDQDCRATDTRRQIASLAELGLEAVDLDLREHDPSSIEAAVGRPDFLWIRGGNVFTLRMALARSGMDALLLDGLRRDAFVCAGFSAGACVLAPSLHGLEHCDPVEDCLATHGEVRYDGLGILDRPVVPHLRSPGHPETTLLGEVAARYDTEKRPYWALRDGQVLVVDGGAPAVW; from the coding sequence ATGAGGCTGTACCTGTCGTCGTACCAGCTCGGCGACCGCCCTGACCTCCTCGCGTCCATGGTGCGCGGCGAGCGGCGCGGAGCGGTGATCGCCAATGCCCTGGACGGTGGGGATCAGGATTGCCGCGCCACCGATACCCGGCGCCAGATCGCCTCCCTGGCGGAGCTCGGCCTCGAGGCGGTGGACCTGGACCTGCGCGAGCACGACCCCTCCTCGATCGAGGCCGCCGTGGGTCGGCCGGACTTCCTCTGGATCCGCGGCGGGAACGTCTTCACCCTGCGTATGGCGTTGGCGAGGTCAGGGATGGACGCGCTCCTGCTCGACGGCCTGCGACGGGACGCCTTCGTCTGCGCAGGTTTCAGCGCCGGCGCGTGTGTCCTGGCGCCGAGCCTGCACGGGCTGGAGCACTGCGACCCGGTGGAGGACTGCCTCGCGACCCACGGCGAGGTCCGCTACGACGGGCTCGGAATCCTGGACCGCCCCGTCGTCCCGCACCTGCGCTCGCCGGGACACCCGGAGACGACGCTGCTAGGTGAGGTCGCGGCGCGCTACGACACCGAGAAGCGGCCGTACTGGGCGCTGCGCGACGGGCAGGTCCTGGTCGTGGACGGGGGCGCGCCGGCAGTTTGGTGA
- a CDS encoding alanine racemase, translating into MSQHPQRTVEAVDKSFPLSLVGRPITALDEPLAEFSTPLLVLDEQAMAHNLQVMAAWTAERGLELMPHGKTTMAPVLWRRQLDAGCTGITVATGWQADVALLAGVPTVQLANTCTDPALLRRLAAHLLEHPEQELVCWADSLATIDLLERELPAGSRLGVLVELGADGGRTGARDEATAVAIAERVAASSTLALYGAAGYEGALAHDRAAESLRVVGAYCDRLAALVVRLRPLIEGTPWVTAGGSAYFDLVADSFAPLTDVRAILRSGAYLVHDSGFYRGISPLDTTRDVDEAQALLPAMRAYARVVSMPEPGLALLDAGKRDVPFDEGLPTPLAHARRLGGQEQPLEAEITALNDQHAFLRWEGDSSLALGDVVTLGLSHPCTAFDKWRLIPIVDSGTGTVREAVETFF; encoded by the coding sequence ATGTCCCAGCACCCCCAGCGCACCGTCGAGGCTGTCGACAAGTCCTTCCCGCTGAGTCTCGTCGGCCGCCCGATCACCGCGCTCGATGAGCCGCTGGCGGAGTTCTCCACTCCCCTGCTGGTGCTCGACGAGCAGGCGATGGCCCACAACCTGCAGGTGATGGCCGCCTGGACCGCCGAGCGCGGGCTCGAGCTGATGCCGCACGGGAAGACGACGATGGCGCCGGTGCTGTGGCGGCGCCAGCTCGACGCGGGCTGCACCGGGATCACGGTCGCGACCGGCTGGCAGGCCGACGTCGCGCTGCTCGCGGGCGTGCCCACCGTGCAGCTGGCCAACACCTGCACCGATCCCGCGCTGCTGCGCCGCCTGGCCGCTCATCTGCTCGAACATCCCGAGCAGGAACTGGTGTGCTGGGCGGATTCCCTGGCCACCATCGACCTGCTGGAGCGGGAACTGCCTGCCGGCTCGCGCCTGGGCGTGCTGGTGGAGCTCGGGGCCGACGGGGGCCGCACCGGCGCCCGCGACGAGGCCACCGCCGTGGCGATCGCCGAGCGCGTGGCCGCTTCCTCCACGCTCGCCCTGTACGGGGCGGCCGGGTACGAGGGCGCGCTCGCCCATGATCGCGCCGCGGAGTCCCTGCGCGTCGTCGGCGCCTACTGCGACCGCCTGGCCGCGCTCGTCGTGCGGCTCCGCCCGCTGATCGAGGGCACCCCGTGGGTCACCGCGGGCGGCAGCGCCTACTTCGATCTGGTGGCCGACAGCTTCGCACCGCTGACCGACGTGCGGGCGATCCTGCGCTCGGGCGCGTACCTCGTGCACGACTCCGGCTTCTACCGGGGCATCTCCCCGCTGGATACGACGCGGGACGTCGACGAGGCGCAGGCCCTGCTGCCGGCGATGCGCGCCTACGCCCGGGTGGTCTCGATGCCGGAGCCGGGTCTCGCGCTGCTCGATGCCGGCAAGCGCGACGTGCCCTTCGACGAGGGCCTGCCCACACCGCTCGCCCACGCCAGGAGGCTCGGCGGGCAGGAGCAGCCGCTGGAGGCGGAGATCACCGCGCTGAACGACCAGCACGCCTTCCTGCGCTGGGAGGGCGATTCCTCGCTCGCGCTCGGCGACGTGGTCACCCTGGGCCTCTCGCACCCGTGCACGGCCTTCGACAAGTGGCGGCTGATCCCGATCGTCGATTCCGGGACCGGCACCGTGCGTGAGGCCGTCGAGACGTTCTTCTAG
- a CDS encoding carbonic anhydrase produces the protein MGSPRVTVQEAWDALAQGNERFMQGRLRHPEQDAARRSELTGYQAPDAAFLGCADSRVAAEILFDCGLGDLFVARNIGQIANENTIATMEFAVAELGVAVIVVLAHGSCGAVRAAIDQTTASPSEVTPAIKQELELIQPAVQREWLSTHQDTPYVDPSLIDADAVGRRHLDETIHTLMRSSRVISDAVAAGELGIVGCQYQLEEGRVAPITAVGQLTLEA, from the coding sequence ATGGGCTCTCCCCGCGTCACGGTGCAGGAAGCTTGGGATGCTCTCGCCCAGGGCAACGAGCGATTCATGCAGGGCCGGCTGCGCCATCCGGAGCAGGATGCGGCACGACGCAGCGAGCTGACCGGCTATCAGGCCCCCGACGCGGCCTTCCTGGGCTGCGCCGATTCCCGGGTGGCCGCCGAGATCCTCTTCGACTGCGGCCTCGGCGACCTGTTCGTGGCGCGCAACATCGGCCAGATCGCCAATGAGAACACCATCGCGACCATGGAGTTCGCGGTCGCCGAGCTCGGGGTCGCCGTGATCGTGGTGCTCGCCCACGGCTCCTGCGGTGCGGTGCGGGCCGCGATCGACCAGACCACCGCCTCCCCGAGCGAGGTCACCCCGGCGATCAAGCAGGAGCTCGAGCTCATCCAGCCCGCCGTGCAGCGCGAGTGGCTCAGCACGCACCAGGACACCCCCTACGTCGACCCGTCTCTGATCGACGCCGACGCGGTCGGGCGCCGCCACCTGGACGAGACGATCCACACCCTCATGCGGTCCTCGCGAGTCATCAGCGACGCGGTCGCGGCCGGCGAGCTCGGCATCGTCGGCTGCCAGTACCAGCTCGAAGAGGGCCGGGTCGCGCCGATCACCGCGGTGGGGCAGCTGACGCTCGAGGCCTGA